ACTCAGATAGCTATTCAAACAGAGTGATGAACGGCGTAGTAGGGTTAGCTGATGATATAGACTTTGAGCTAGGCGAAACATGTACGGCGGATGAGCTACGTGCGGCTCATATCTCAACTATCATTAGAGAGAGCGGATTTAGAACTTGGGGTGGTGAAACGTCAGACCAAGATACCATTTGGCAGGATCTAGCCCGTGTTAGGATATTTGACCGCATTTCGCAGGCAGCTCAAAAGGGAGTGCTCTTTGCGATTGACCGCAAGGCAGATCAACTCTATCACGCAAAAAGAAGCGTCGAGGAGCTACTGCGTCAGCTTGTAGGTGCAAAGGTATTGCTTGGATATGAGCTATCTTGGAGCGAAAAGAATACGGATGCAACGGTTACGGTGGGCAAATTTTATCTAGACGTTAGAATGCAGAATAATCCAATAATAAAACAGCTAACGCTAGATTTTATCTACGTAGATAGTTACTCAAGCCAGCTAATGGATGATTTAAGTAAATAGGTGCTTTCTAAAAGCTTTTGGAGCAAAAACAAGGGGTACCCCGCTTGGCGGGGACTTTAGTGTTTGCTCCTTTAGCCAAGCTTTGCTTGGCGTTAAAAGGAGATAAAAAAATGATTAAAAGGAAAATTCCTCAAGTAGTCCAAGAGGCAAACGCGTATATCAACGGACAAGGGTATCTTGGAGTGGTAAAATCCTTGACTATCCCAAAGATAGAGCAAGAGACGATCGAAGCCAAAGGCGCGCTCGGCGGCAATTTTGCAAGCGGCAGTATAAAACCCGTCGAGATGGAGTTTAAGCTAAGCGTGATTGATAAAAATATGTATCTAGGCTACGGTCTTAACACTTGGCAAAACAGGATCCCATTTTTGTTTAAAGCAAGCATTTATCAAGCGGGCAAAGGAGAAGCGGTGCCGTTTTCTATGGCGGTAACGGGCGATATAGTTGAGATCGATCCGGGCAGCTTTGAAAGCGGCAAAGAGCTTGAGGTCACCGTCAAGCTTGCCGTGCACTTCCTTGACATCAATATAGACAAGATACCGATGGTGCTATTTGACGTGGAAAATATGATATGTTTAATAGGCGGAGTGGATTATTTAGCGAAAGTTAGATCAAATTTAGGCGAATAGTATAAATAAAAAGGATAAAAGATGGCAAAAAATAAAGCGGAAAATCACAATATCATCACGGAAAACGGCAATACATACACGCTTTTAAAGCTAAGCGACGGCAAAGAGTTAAAGATAAGACATCCAAAGGGCAGAGATTTAAGGTTTGCCATGAGCGGTACAAAGGGGGATGAGGCGGCACTTACTTTTAAACTAGCGAGTAACCTTACTTGCTTAAGCGAAGCGGAGCTTGACGAGCTAGAAGCCAAAGATTGCGCGTTGATTTTAGGAGTGGCCGCCGGTTTTTTAAGCTAGCCCCGACTTATGAAGGGGCTGCGCTGATTGCTCATACGCTTCATTTTTCGTTTAATGAAATTATGGAGTTTGAGGTTAGCGAATATCAAAGATTTTTAAAAATTTCAGAAGATATTCTGATAAAAACTAGAAATTTGGGTTAGGCTTTAGAGCTTAGCTCATCAAAGAACGGGTATAAAAACGGCACGGCAAAGATGAAATAAAATGGATTTATGTCAAAAATCGCATAAGCTAATGCTCCGATTAAAGTGCATATGCCAAGTAGTGAGTTCATTAACTCGTCCTCCTTGCATAAAGATTTTTGATTTTTCATCTAAATATTCTAACAATTAAAGTTTTTAAAGTCAAGGGGAAGTAGATGGATAATACTCAAGTCGGCATAATTATAGGGCTTAGCACAAAAGGCTTTGAAGCGCTAAGCGGCAATACAAAAAAACTTAGTGAATTTGCAAATAAGTTAAGTATGGCCGGTAAAAACGTCACAAAGCTAAATGAAAAAATTGCAAAAATTAACGGCTTTAAGCTAAAAATAGATGAAAATTTAGGAAATATCACAAATGAGCTATCATCGTGGCAATCTCGCCTAGTAACGGCTGCTAGCTTTGCAGTTCCGGTTAAGCTTGCCGTCGACTTTGAAACATCAATGGCGGACGTTAAAAAGTATGTCGATTTTAAAAGCGAAGATGAAGTCAAAATTTTAGGCGAACAGATAAAGAGCTTAAGCCGCGAGCTTGGCGTAAATGCGAATGAGCTAGCGCAAATTTCAGCCAGCGGCGGACAGCTAGGGCTAAAGAGCGATGAGATAGCAGGATTTACGAAGCTTGTCTCAAAAATGGGAGTGACCTTTGATATGAGCGGCAAAGATGCCGGAGACGCCATTGCCCTAACCATGAATAACCTAAAACTAGGCATCGATGAGATAGCCGTGCTTGGCGATAAGATAAACTACCTTGACGATAAAATGTCAATGGTAAATGCAAGAGATATAATAAACGTGATCGGTCGCACGGCGGGATCGGGCTCTATACTTGGACTAGAGGGCGATAAAATTTCAGCCCTTGCAAGTAGCTTTCTATCTCTCGGCAAAGCTCCGGAAGTAGCAAGTACCGCTATGAACTCGCTTTTTAACAAACTTGCAAATATTGACGGGCAGGATGAGAAATTTAAAGAAGCTCTAAAAAGCATGGGAATGGATGCAAACTACTTAAAGGTAGCGATGCAGCGTGACGCAAGCGGTGGGCTTGATATGTTTTTAAACGCTTTGGCGAAAGTGGATAAAAGAGCTCAAATGGGCGTATTGACCGATATGTTCGGATCTCAGTTTGCGGATGATATGGGCTCGCTCGTAAATGCGATCGATAAATATAACGAGGCTAGTTCGCTCATAAATAGCGAAGGTGCAAAAGGCAGTATGGACGGCGCGCTAAAAAACAAGCTAGCCACCACAAAAAGCGGGCTTGAAAGGCTATCTCAAAGCTTTATTAGTTTAGGTATCACGATCGGCGAGGCATTTTTGCCGACGTTAAATTTGATAACAAGCGGACTTGGCAAACTAACAAACGGCATCATTGCGCTTACAAGCAAATTCCCAAATGCCACAAAGGTGATATTTGGCTTTATGGGCGGAGTTTTAGCTATTGTTACCTTGGCTCCCGCCATAAAAATACTAGGCTGGGGTCTTGGCATAGCGTGGCAACAAGCAAAAATCTTAGGCTCAGCCTTTGGCGTGCTAAACGAAATTTTAAAGCTCAAATATCTAAATACCATAAAACTAAACTACGCCTATCTTAAGGTGACTGCAAGCGCAAAAATAACTGCGGCTGCCACTTGGGCAAACAATGCGGCAAGTAAGGCTTATGCCGCTACTTGCGGCTTGTTAAAAACCGCCGTCTCTGTTCTTGTAGGAGCGTTCAAGACATTACGTTCAGCGCTTATAACTACCGGCATAGGGGCGCTGGTCGTCGCCCTTGGGCTTGGAGCTAATTATATAATTGAAAACTGGGATAAGGTAAAAGCATTTTTTAGTAATATCTGGGAAGGTATTAAACCATACTGGCAAGCTATAACACAATTTTTTAGCGATCTTTGGCAAGGGTTAAGTGATTTTTTAAGTGGCATTTTTTCGCCAGTTGTTGATGCGTGGAACTCTTTATTTGGTGGATTTTTTGACTGGATCGGCGAAAAATTTGCTTGGGTCAGTGATATGGTATCAGCTATAGGCAATGTCATAGGTAAAGCAACTAGCTGGACTAAAGATACGCTTGGTATAGGAGATGGAAAAGAGAGCAACTGGCATAACCCTCTTAGCTGGTTTAATGACGATACGCCGGGTGAAAAAACACCCGCCTTTAGTGATACATTTAATACGACTTCTCCGAACATGGCTAAAAGTACAGTAGCCATGACAACAAGCGGAGCCACGATAAATGTAAATTTTAGTGGCGACTTTAATATCGCCACAAATAATGGCAAATTTGATATGAGCGAGTTTGAAAGGCAAGTAATAGCCAGTGTAAAAAGGGCTTTAAAAACTGATGAGATGAATGCCAAAAATAGAAGCATTATAGGGCAATAAGGGGCTAAAAATGGTCTTATCGTTAGGTGGATTTAAATTTAATTGGAAGCAAACCGATGGCATAAGCCGTGAAAGCGAATTCGGCATTAACCAAAATGATAGGATAGGAAACTATCCTGCGCTCTTTCGTGCAAATTTAGGAAACGAAAGCATAAAAATAGACGGACACACCTTGCCGTATCAAGGCGACAAGCAAGAGGCATTAAAAGAGCTTTATGCTCTTGCATACGTTGGATCTAGTTATCCGTTAGTAACTGGTTATGGCAAATATCTAGGCAAATTTGTGATAACAAAGATAAGCGAAAGCCAAGCTGTTTTTACCGATAACGGACTATTCTTTACACAGGGATTTAGTTTGGAGCTGAAAAGGGATTATGATGGATAAAATTTATATAGCTAAAGACGGCGAAAGACTTGATATTATCGTTTATAAACATTACGGCACATTAAAAAATTTCACTGAAATTTTAGCTTTTAATAGCCGTTTAAACAGCATTTTAAAAGCGGGCGATAAGGTATTTTTGCCCGAGATAAAAGAAAATGTAGTTAAAAAGGAAAAGACGCTATGGTAAGAGTGCCAAATTTTAAACTCCTAGCCAAAGGCAATGACATCACCGCTAAAATCAAATCAAATCTCATAAGCCTAAGCTACGAAGATAAAGAAGGACATGAAAGCGATGAAATAAGCATTGTAGTAAATGGCATATACGCTAAACCGATGTTCGGCGATAATTTAGAGCTTTGGCTTGGATATGGGAGCGATTTATTTCACTGCGGCAAATTTAGCGTTCAAACCGCCACAAGGGACTACAAGGCAAACACGACGGAGGTAAGAGCGACTGCGGTAAATTTCGCAAGCCCTCAAAAGCTCGCCAAACGTAGAAGCTGGGAAAATACTAGCTTGTTTGCCATAGCATCAAAAATAGCCGCTGAAAATAAGCTAAACGTAAAAACAAGCGGAACGGATCAGCCTATCGCCTCCGTTCTGCAAAACGATATTAGCGATCTTGATTTTTTATATGGACTATGCTTTGAGTATGGCTATATAATGAAAGTAGCAAATAATACAATAGTAATCACAAGTAAAGACGGCAAAGGCGATGAGAGTCAAACGTCAAACACAGCCAAAACCAGCAACGCGACCGAGCGAAGCGAGGGGGTTTCTACGCGAAACGTAGTGAAGCTGGAAAAGAATGAGAGCTTGCCAAGATTTAGTATCGAGCTAAGCGAGTGTGAAAGCCTAAGCATCACGGAAGCAAATCGCAATAGCTACACCGCCGTGATAGTGCAGTGGCACGACTCAAAGGACGGCAAGGATAAACAAGCCAAGATAGGAAGTGGCGAGCAAACCTATAAGCTAAATATCCCCGAGCCAAAATCAGACAATGAAGCCTTTAAAAAGGGTGAAGCTAAACTCAATGAGCTGCAACGCGGCGGAATAAACGGCTCGCTTACGGCTACGGGCAGAGAGATAAGAGCCGGCGGAAAACTAAAAATAACCGGTGCAGCCGGACTTGAAAATGTAGAATTTAGCGTAAAGTCAGTGTTGCACAACCTAAACGCTACAAGCTATATGATCGATGTGGAGTTTGAGGGGTGAAATTGCAAATAGAGCGTCCCCCCCCCATTTGCAAAATACAAAGTAGCAAAGTAATATTACTTAAATTTCTTACAAAGTAGCAAAAATATTAATACAGTGTTGATTAATTCGGTAGCGTCTAGATTGAAAAATAAAAGTTGAAATTTGTAAAAAAAATACAAAAACACTACTTTATTTAATAAAATTTGCTAAAATAATTTTGCGATTTATATCAAAAGAGGATAAAAATGCTACTAAGCTTTCGTGCAAAAAATTTTAGATCATTCCGTGATGATTTAGTTGTAGATATGCGGGCTCTAAATATAAAAGGCAATGAAGAAAACAAAGCCAATATAAATAACACTGAAATTTTAAAAAGTATAGTTATATTTGGTGCAAACGCAGCTGGCAAATCAAATATAGTTAAAGCATTTAATGCAATGCAATCTGCCGTTTTGCACTCATCAAGAACACAGCGAGGCGACAAGGTAATAGGTATAGACCCTTTTGTTTTAGACAATGAGAGTAGAAATAATCCTACCGAATTTGAAATATCCTTTTTGATAAACGAAGATAAATATATTTACGGATTTAGTGCAAACAAAAAAGAAGTTTTAAACGAGTGGTTATATTACTATCCAAAAGGATCAAGAAGAGTAGTTTTTAGTAGAGAATTTAATAATGATACAAATTCTTATGAATGGGATAAAAATAACGGTAAATACTTAAAAGTAAGTAGTGATGATGTAAATACTTACAGAAAGATGACTAGGGAAAACGAACTTTTTTTATCTAAAATAG
This is a stretch of genomic DNA from Campylobacter sp. RM6914. It encodes these proteins:
- a CDS encoding phage major tail tube protein; this encodes MIKRKIPQVVQEANAYINGQGYLGVVKSLTIPKIEQETIEAKGALGGNFASGSIKPVEMEFKLSVIDKNMYLGYGLNTWQNRIPFLFKASIYQAGKGEAVPFSMAVTGDIVEIDPGSFESGKELEVTVKLAVHFLDINIDKIPMVLFDVENMICLIGGVDYLAKVRSNLGE
- a CDS encoding phage tail assembly protein, with the translated sequence MAKNKAENHNIITENGNTYTLLKLSDGKELKIRHPKGRDLRFAMSGTKGDEAALTFKLASNLTCLSEAELDELEAKDCALILGVAAGFLS
- a CDS encoding phage tail tape measure protein, encoding MDNTQVGIIIGLSTKGFEALSGNTKKLSEFANKLSMAGKNVTKLNEKIAKINGFKLKIDENLGNITNELSSWQSRLVTAASFAVPVKLAVDFETSMADVKKYVDFKSEDEVKILGEQIKSLSRELGVNANELAQISASGGQLGLKSDEIAGFTKLVSKMGVTFDMSGKDAGDAIALTMNNLKLGIDEIAVLGDKINYLDDKMSMVNARDIINVIGRTAGSGSILGLEGDKISALASSFLSLGKAPEVASTAMNSLFNKLANIDGQDEKFKEALKSMGMDANYLKVAMQRDASGGLDMFLNALAKVDKRAQMGVLTDMFGSQFADDMGSLVNAIDKYNEASSLINSEGAKGSMDGALKNKLATTKSGLERLSQSFISLGITIGEAFLPTLNLITSGLGKLTNGIIALTSKFPNATKVIFGFMGGVLAIVTLAPAIKILGWGLGIAWQQAKILGSAFGVLNEILKLKYLNTIKLNYAYLKVTASAKITAAATWANNAASKAYAATCGLLKTAVSVLVGAFKTLRSALITTGIGALVVALGLGANYIIENWDKVKAFFSNIWEGIKPYWQAITQFFSDLWQGLSDFLSGIFSPVVDAWNSLFGGFFDWIGEKFAWVSDMVSAIGNVIGKATSWTKDTLGIGDGKESNWHNPLSWFNDDTPGEKTPAFSDTFNTTSPNMAKSTVAMTTSGATINVNFSGDFNIATNNGKFDMSEFERQVIASVKRALKTDEMNAKNRSIIGQ
- a CDS encoding phage tail protein, coding for MVLSLGGFKFNWKQTDGISRESEFGINQNDRIGNYPALFRANLGNESIKIDGHTLPYQGDKQEALKELYALAYVGSSYPLVTGYGKYLGKFVITKISESQAVFTDNGLFFTQGFSLELKRDYDG
- a CDS encoding tail protein X, yielding MDKIYIAKDGERLDIIVYKHYGTLKNFTEILAFNSRLNSILKAGDKVFLPEIKENVVKKEKTLW
- a CDS encoding phage late control D family protein; the protein is MVRVPNFKLLAKGNDITAKIKSNLISLSYEDKEGHESDEISIVVNGIYAKPMFGDNLELWLGYGSDLFHCGKFSVQTATRDYKANTTEVRATAVNFASPQKLAKRRSWENTSLFAIASKIAAENKLNVKTSGTDQPIASVLQNDISDLDFLYGLCFEYGYIMKVANNTIVITSKDGKGDESQTSNTAKTSNATERSEGVSTRNVVKLEKNESLPRFSIELSECESLSITEANRNSYTAVIVQWHDSKDGKDKQAKIGSGEQTYKLNIPEPKSDNEAFKKGEAKLNELQRGGINGSLTATGREIRAGGKLKITGAAGLENVEFSVKSVLHNLNATSYMIDVEFEG